A window of the Lepus europaeus isolate LE1 chromosome 5, mLepTim1.pri, whole genome shotgun sequence genome harbors these coding sequences:
- the UBXN10 gene encoding UBX domain-containing protein 10, which translates to MAREGPVNIPAAERSTIVSPAANGFLWQPDSLQMHVARPKSAKGRTRPSLPRAQGTEASSPRTPASPPPAMPCESLSSQKPGTCAPRSPNQGAPVGLPERRQQLPAGTSCSLNRYPVLPSIMRKNLAAGAVDRVAEKASSLQLDSVPAPYPEDSYAMKTREDSRALERNFGAQPKTQAFCRAGDLEEPSDQEPRLLLAIRSPSGQRFIHHFRPTDDLQTVVAVAERKNQATYRPCSIETVEVPRRRFPDLTKSLQECRIPHKSVLSISREEEEGWP; encoded by the coding sequence ATGGCCAGAGAAGGCCCTGTGAACATCCCAGCAGCCGAGCGCAGCACCATTGTCAGCCCAGCCGCGAATGGCTTCCTGTGGCAGCCAGACTCACTCCAAATGCACGTGGCAAGGCCCAAGTCCGCCAAGGGCCGCACACGGCCGAGTCTGCCCCGAGCCCAGGGCACGGAGGCGAGCTCTCCCCGCACCCCAGCTTCTCCACCTCCTGCCATGCCCTGCGAGTCGCtgagcagccagaagccagggacctgTGCACCCAGGTCTCCAAACCAGGGAGCCCCCGTAGGACTCCCCGAGCGGCGGCAGCAGCTGCCTGCTGGGACTTCCTGCTCTCTCAACAGGTACCCGGTCCTTCCTTCCATCATGAGAAAGAACCTGGCGGCCGGGGCTGTGGACAGAGTGGCTGAAAAGGCCAGCTCACTGCAGCTGGACAGCGTCCCGGCTCCTTACCCAGAGGACTCCTACGCCATGAAGACTCGCGAAGACTCCAGAGCCCTGGAGAGGAACTTCGGCGCCCAGCCCAAGACCCAGGCTTTCTGCAgggctggggacctggaggaacCATCGGACCAAGAACCCAGGCTGCTGCTTGCCATCAGATCACCTTCAGGCCAAAGGTTCATCCATCATTTCCGGCCAACGGATGACTTACAGACCGTGGTGGCCGTGGCCGAGCGGAAGAACCAGGCCACCTACCGCCCCTGCAGCATCGAGACCGTGGAGGTGCCCAGGAGACGCTTCCCCGACCTCACCAAGTCTCTGCAGGAGTGCAGAATCCCCCACAAGTCAGTGCTGAGCATCTCccgggaagaggaggagggctgGCCCTGA